One segment of Spiroplasma kunkelii CR2-3x DNA contains the following:
- the rpsT gene encoding 30S ribosomal protein S20, with product MANIKSQIKRIKTNSKANLANKSFKSSVKTAIKKAEIAINAQEANASQLVNTAISLVDKAVTKGIYHANKAARVKSRLMLKTH from the coding sequence ATGGCTAATATTAAATCACAAATTAAAAGAATTAAAACAAATTCAAAAGCTAATTTAGCAAATAAATCTTTTAAATCATCAGTAAAAACAGCAATCAAAAAAGCAGAAATCGCTATTAACGCACAAGAAGCAAACGCATCACAATTAGTTAATACTGCAATTAGTTTAGTTGACAAAGCAGTTACTAAAGGAATTTATCATGCTAATAAAGCTGCTCGTGTTAAAAGCAGATTAATGCTTAAAACACATTAA
- the holA gene encoding DNA polymerase III subunit delta — translation MFLIYGEDAFLIKMQKNKILKKINPDNEYDLQEYNYLEDPLLSILNDANTIPMFSGKRIIIVNDSYFLTEEKIKTKIYNKSYLTSLMEYLAAPNPSTFIIFICPVNKLSNRLKITKQMLALTSVLKATNLSYNELIKFIDDYITKHNGTIKQNLIPKIVEYLPNNLYIIKNELEKLLLINSNITMELIENNMTKYLDTNIFKLVDDLLKNDLNSFLINYHYLQERGLNSIALLALITNSIIFTRDIIVLSSLKKTPSQIAEILQIHPFRVKKISEHMHNFSINKANNIIQKLFWIDYNIKKGIIRKEISSDLYLIKLFDIN, via the coding sequence ATGTTTTTAATATATGGAGAAGATGCTTTTTTAATTAAAATGCAAAAAAATAAGATTTTAAAAAAAATTAATCCTGATAATGAGTATGATTTACAAGAATATAATTACTTAGAAGACCCCCTATTATCTATTCTGAATGATGCCAACACAATTCCAATGTTTTCAGGAAAAAGAATAATAATAGTTAATGATAGTTATTTTCTTACAGAAGAAAAAATTAAGACAAAAATATACAATAAAAGTTATTTAACAAGTTTAATGGAATATTTAGCAGCTCCAAATCCGAGTACTTTTATTATTTTTATTTGTCCAGTTAATAAACTTAGTAATCGTTTAAAAATAACTAAACAAATGTTAGCGTTAACTAGTGTTTTAAAAGCAACAAATTTATCATATAATGAATTAATTAAGTTTATTGATGATTATATTACAAAGCATAATGGTACAATTAAACAAAATTTAATTCCTAAGATTGTTGAATATTTGCCAAATAATTTATATATCATTAAAAATGAATTAGAAAAATTATTATTAATAAATTCAAATATTACGATGGAATTAATTGAAAATAATATGACAAAGTATTTAGATACCAATATTTTTAAATTAGTTGATGATTTATTAAAAAATGATTTGAATAGTTTTTTAATAAATTATCATTATTTACAAGAACGCGGTTTAAATAGTATTGCTTTATTAGCATTAATTACTAATAGTATTATTTTTACAAGAGATATTATTGTTTTATCTTCTTTAAAAAAAACACCTTCACAAATTGCAGAAATTTTACAAATTCATCCGTTTCGAGTAAAAAAAATTTCAGAGCATATGCATAATTTCAGTATTAATAAAGCAAATAATATTATTCAAAAATTATTTTGAATTGATTATAATATAAAAAAAGGTATAATAAGAAAAGAAATTAGTAGTGATTTGTATTTAATTAAATTATTTGATATAAATTAA
- a CDS encoding ComEC/Rec2 family competence protein: MKIIINLLREKLSSITMLQVPHHGSETSSSLAFLQKITPKVCFISGEKTKRQNYPAPIVVENLKTIRCQIYFTNGRRNLQFNIMSASTTIKLF, translated from the coding sequence ATGAAAATAATAATAAATTTATTACGAGAAAAATTATCTTCAATCACTATGTTACAAGTTCCTCATCATGGTTCAGAAACTAGTTCAAGCTTAGCATTTTTACAAAAAATAACACCAAAGGTTTGTTTCATCTCTGGTGAAAAAACAAAACGTCAAAATTATCCGGCTCCAATTGTTGTTGAAAATTTAAAAACAATTAGGTGTCAAATTTATTTTACAAATGGTAGAAGAAATCTTCAATTTAATATTATGTCAGCATCAACAACAATTAAATTATTTTAA